A section of the Hemibagrus wyckioides isolate EC202008001 linkage group LG04, SWU_Hwy_1.0, whole genome shotgun sequence genome encodes:
- the fam168a gene encoding protein FAM168A isoform X2 produces the protein MNPVYSPVQPGTPYGNPKTMAYTGYPAGYPTAAPAYTPSLYQTGSPGYPPGYTAGTPYKVPPSQSNGAPPPYSPSPNTYPSAMYPIRSAYPQQNLYTQGAYYTQPVYAAQPHVIHHTTVVQPNSIPSALYPAPVPPVTPRPSALTMGMVAGTTMAMSAGTLLTTPQHTPIGPHPVTVPTYRPQGTPGYSYVPPHW, from the exons ATGAACCCTGTGTACAGTCCAGTGCAGCCAGGGACTCCGTACGGAAACCCCAAAACCATGGCCTACACAG gTTACCCAGCAGGCTATCCTACTGCAGCGCCTGCCTACACACCAAGTCTCTATCAGACAGGCAGTCCAGGGTACCCTCCag GCTATACCGCAGGGACTCCGTATAAAGTTCCCCCGTCTCAGTCCAATGGTGCTCCTCCACCATATTCCCCCTCTCCGAACACGTACCCCTCAGCCATGTACCCCATCCGCAGTGCCTACCCCCAACAGAACCTCTACACTCAG GGAGCCTACTACACCCAGCCTGTGTATGCTGCACAGCCCCATGTTATCCATCACACCACGGTGGTGCAGCCCAACAGCATTCCTTCTGCCCTGTACCCTGCCCCAGTGCCCCCTGTGACCCCCCGGCCCAGTGCACTTACCATGGGCATGGTGGCAGGAACCACGATGGCCATGTCTGCag GAACGCTGTTGACCACACCCCAGCACACTCCCATCGGACCACACCCTGTTACGGTGCCAACGTATCGTCCGCAAGGAACACCTGGTTACAGCTATGTGCCACCTCATTGGTAG
- the fam168a gene encoding protein FAM168A isoform X1 translates to MAGGPPSDKYTFLYPTDSSLKSKSRVSSMNPVYSPVQPGTPYGNPKTMAYTGYPAGYPTAAPAYTPSLYQTGSPGYPPGYTAGTPYKVPPSQSNGAPPPYSPSPNTYPSAMYPIRSAYPQQNLYTQGAYYTQPVYAAQPHVIHHTTVVQPNSIPSALYPAPVPPVTPRPSALTMGMVAGTTMAMSAGTLLTTPQHTPIGPHPVTVPTYRPQGTPGYSYVPPHW, encoded by the exons ATGGCAGGCGGACCCCCCTCTGACAAATACACTTTTCTCTACCCGACAGACAGCAGCTTAAAGAG tAAGAGCAGAGTATCCAGTATGAACCCTGTGTACAGTCCAGTGCAGCCAGGGACTCCGTACGGAAACCCCAAAACCATGGCCTACACAG gTTACCCAGCAGGCTATCCTACTGCAGCGCCTGCCTACACACCAAGTCTCTATCAGACAGGCAGTCCAGGGTACCCTCCag GCTATACCGCAGGGACTCCGTATAAAGTTCCCCCGTCTCAGTCCAATGGTGCTCCTCCACCATATTCCCCCTCTCCGAACACGTACCCCTCAGCCATGTACCCCATCCGCAGTGCCTACCCCCAACAGAACCTCTACACTCAG GGAGCCTACTACACCCAGCCTGTGTATGCTGCACAGCCCCATGTTATCCATCACACCACGGTGGTGCAGCCCAACAGCATTCCTTCTGCCCTGTACCCTGCCCCAGTGCCCCCTGTGACCCCCCGGCCCAGTGCACTTACCATGGGCATGGTGGCAGGAACCACGATGGCCATGTCTGCag GAACGCTGTTGACCACACCCCAGCACACTCCCATCGGACCACACCCTGTTACGGTGCCAACGTATCGTCCGCAAGGAACACCTGGTTACAGCTATGTGCCACCTCATTGGTAG